A section of the Thunnus albacares chromosome 6, fThuAlb1.1, whole genome shotgun sequence genome encodes:
- the LOC122984008 gene encoding endonuclease domain-containing 1 protein-like: MPKVFARMQTFVTVCALLSLLFSVYADVVERFEDVPECMKYFYKDKVPEWGASTPGAARLCQRFVNRYHFATLYDTNHRIAVYSSYQFQPSNGGGREKRWFVEPQLVNMSWQAEMKDGYWLGKDHPGVFLGEKQALNEDYKYSGFDRGHLNPNGHHAVPSRNATFTLTNVVPQNPKLNQNAWRIHESQLTDLFRRKCSKAFVLVGAIPSADNWIVKNNVKRVNIPDYLWNAYCCVDNNGRPIQSGAAKARNTEDNWVEKLSLDKLGEFLQQFSNQPVGELFYNNCRA; the protein is encoded by the exons ATGCCAAAGGTTTTTGCCAGAATGCAAACCTTTGTAACTGTGTGCGCTCTTCTCTCGCTCCTCTTTTCTGTTTATGCAGATGTTGTGGAACGTTTTGAG GATGTACCAGAATGTATGAAGTACTTCTATAAAGACAAAGTGCCAGAGTGGGGGGCTTCTACACCTGGTGCTGCCCGTCTCTGTCAGCGCTTCGTCAACAG GTACCACTTTGCCACACTGTATGACACGAACCACCGTATTGCTGTTTACTCTTCTTATCAATTCCAGCCCAGCAATGGAGGCGGCAGGGAGAAAAGATGGTTTGTAGAGCCTCAG CTTGTAAACATGTCCTGGCAAGCTGAGATGAAGGATGGCTACTGGCTGGGGAAGGACCACCCTGGGGTCTTCCTGGGAGAGAAACAGGCTCTGAATGAGGATTACAAATACTCTGGCTTCGACCGTGGTCACCTCAACCCCAACGGACACCATGCAG TCCCTAGCCGCAATGCCACCTTCACCCTGACCAATGTGGTTCCTCAGAACCCCAAGCTGAACCAGAACGCCTGGAGGATCCATGAGTCCCAGCTAACTGACCTTTTCCGGAGAAAGTGCTCTAAGGCCTTTGTTCTGGTTGGTGCTATTCCCTCTGCAGACAACTGGATTGTCAAGAACAATGTGAAGCGCGTTAACATCCCCGACTACCTGTGGAACGCCTACTGCTGTGTGGACAACAATGGAAGACCCATTCAGAGTGGCGCTGCCAAAGCGAGGAACACAGAGGACAACTGGGTGGAAAAGCTCTCTTTGGATAAACTGGGAGAATTCCTGCAGCAGTTTTCCAATCAACCAGTAGGGGAACTGTTTTACAACAACTGCAGGGCATAA